One Chromobacterium paludis genomic window carries:
- a CDS encoding DUF3142 domain-containing protein, translating to MAGPWLAACSPRPPLPNDAYVWQRQWTPALSDAMRQSADVVSRWRVLAGEWEAPSGQSARWRFSEPDWRALVQTRRPVIAVFRLDGQRPEWDAAAVSAAIAQRLDLWRVRGVNVAGVEIDHDCATARLPAYAAFLRQLRPRLPADAKLSITVLPAWLNSPALDVLLSLPDESVLQVHAVMQPGKGLFDPTRAQDWARAYARRTQRPWRIALPAYGSRVVWTSSGRIAAVESEQPLLTGDAMASELVAPPAQVQDFVNIVEAAPPPGLAGLAWFRLPSRDDRRAWSLRAWHAVLARQPLRSELKLTAAPVSAGLYDLWLSNSGNADAALPAALRWPSACQAADGAGGYLLDYDATGMLLRRAQPGLLPPSAKRRVGWLRCPALNPKKDLHVQA from the coding sequence ATGGCAGGCCCCTGGCTGGCGGCCTGCTCTCCCCGCCCGCCCTTGCCTAACGACGCCTATGTCTGGCAGCGCCAGTGGACGCCGGCCTTGAGCGACGCCATGCGGCAGAGCGCCGACGTCGTCAGCCGGTGGCGCGTGCTGGCGGGAGAGTGGGAGGCGCCGTCCGGCCAGTCCGCGCGCTGGCGCTTCAGCGAGCCGGACTGGCGCGCCCTGGTCCAAACCCGCCGCCCCGTCATCGCCGTGTTCCGACTCGATGGACAGCGTCCGGAGTGGGATGCCGCTGCCGTCTCCGCCGCCATCGCGCAACGGCTCGATCTCTGGCGCGTCCGCGGCGTGAACGTGGCCGGCGTGGAGATAGACCACGATTGCGCCACCGCGCGCCTGCCTGCCTATGCGGCGTTTCTGCGCCAGCTACGCCCGCGGCTGCCTGCCGATGCGAAGCTTTCCATCACCGTCCTGCCCGCCTGGCTGAACAGCCCCGCGCTGGACGTCCTGCTATCGCTGCCGGATGAGTCCGTGCTGCAAGTCCATGCCGTGATGCAGCCCGGCAAGGGCTTGTTCGACCCCACGCGGGCGCAAGACTGGGCCCGCGCCTATGCCCGGCGCACCCAGCGGCCATGGCGCATCGCCTTGCCCGCCTATGGCAGCCGCGTCGTCTGGACCTCGTCCGGCCGCATCGCCGCTGTGGAGAGCGAACAGCCGCTGCTGACCGGGGACGCCATGGCCAGCGAGTTGGTCGCCCCGCCGGCGCAGGTGCAGGACTTCGTCAACATCGTGGAGGCCGCCCCGCCGCCGGGCCTGGCCGGCCTGGCCTGGTTCCGCCTGCCCAGCCGGGATGACCGGCGGGCCTGGAGCCTACGCGCCTGGCATGCCGTACTGGCGCGCCAGCCGCTGCGGTCGGAACTGAAACTGACGGCCGCGCCGGTCTCCGCCGGACTGTACGACTTGTGGCTGAGCAATAGCGGCAATGCCGACGCCGCGCTGCCCGCCGCCTTGCGCTGGCCGTCCGCATGCCAGGCTGCGGACGGCGCGGGCGGCTACCTTCTGGATTACGACGCCACAGGCATGCTGCTGCGCCGTGCTCAGCCCGGCTTGCTGCCGCCCAGCGCCAAACGGCGAGTCGGCTGGCTGCGCTGCCCCGCGCTCAACCCGAAAAAGGATCTTCATGTTCAAGCCTGA
- a CDS encoding aerolysin family beta-barrel pore-forming toxin: MKLIRAILPVSVILAAHQQPVWAADTVPQFSDVVYTEMSPDNESTIQKIVTSDAFFKPWAYLAHYLGYGWVGGNTNGNTAVGKEFEYRRIDTLLDNLSMPDNKYRYMMNAKYDPKGPGGYWADKRFRIAFSNIQWMMEPNDMKLGAPELYNKKPLKVVNVLLENYSDQSDTGVANIKYDSTVSWSKADKISVSGKVTMTNKWTGGLPLIGGAETSVAVEIASGADWTTTNGTSSTTSQSAEYRAVLPPKSKRLITLTLFEQKANIPYTSKMFLTYEAELYNFLRYSDNALNGHPSNRPFYLAKFGGKDGLNGAQDLLSQYLNPATSKWDWPWATNQYSRGTIEYYIGSIAKRKFKQQFTGVFTAVDSTAYTITAGPVEPLAAQALTARSASLGAAASGGIQYRVVGGDLKDVPGKVKNLRISVSKPQAAPSAASPLK, translated from the coding sequence ATGAAATTGATAAGAGCCATCCTTCCCGTTTCGGTCATATTGGCCGCTCACCAGCAGCCGGTCTGGGCTGCGGATACCGTGCCGCAATTCAGTGATGTGGTGTACACGGAAATGTCGCCGGACAATGAGTCCACCATCCAGAAAATCGTCACCTCGGACGCTTTCTTCAAACCATGGGCCTATCTGGCGCATTATCTGGGTTATGGCTGGGTGGGCGGCAATACCAATGGCAATACGGCGGTGGGCAAGGAGTTTGAATATCGCCGCATCGACACCCTGCTGGACAATTTGTCCATGCCGGATAACAAATACCGCTACATGATGAACGCCAAATACGACCCCAAAGGGCCGGGCGGATATTGGGCGGATAAGCGTTTCCGCATCGCCTTCTCCAATATCCAGTGGATGATGGAGCCGAACGACATGAAACTGGGCGCGCCGGAGCTGTACAACAAGAAACCGCTGAAAGTCGTGAACGTGCTGCTGGAGAATTACAGTGATCAATCCGATACCGGCGTGGCCAATATCAAGTACGACTCCACGGTCAGCTGGTCCAAGGCGGACAAGATCAGCGTCAGCGGCAAGGTGACCATGACCAATAAATGGACGGGCGGCCTGCCATTGATAGGCGGAGCGGAAACCTCGGTGGCGGTGGAAATCGCTTCCGGCGCCGATTGGACCACCACCAACGGCACCAGCAGCACCACCTCGCAAAGCGCTGAATACCGCGCCGTGCTGCCGCCCAAAAGCAAGCGTCTGATCACACTGACGCTGTTCGAGCAAAAGGCCAACATCCCTTATACCTCGAAGATGTTCCTGACCTATGAGGCGGAGCTGTACAACTTCCTGCGCTACAGCGACAACGCGCTGAATGGCCACCCGTCCAACCGGCCGTTCTATCTGGCCAAATTTGGCGGCAAGGACGGCCTGAACGGCGCCCAGGACCTGTTGTCGCAATACCTGAACCCGGCCACCTCCAAGTGGGACTGGCCGTGGGCGACCAACCAGTACTCGCGCGGCACCATCGAGTACTACATCGGCTCCATTGCCAAACGCAAGTTCAAGCAGCAGTTCACCGGCGTGTTCACCGCGGTGGATTCCACGGCCTATACCATCACAGCCGGGCCGGTGGAGCCGCTGGCGGCGCAGGCCTTGACCGCGCGCTCGGCCAGCCTGGGCGCGGCGGCGTCCGGCGGCATCCAGTACCGCGTGGTGGGCGGGGATTTGAAGGATGTGCCCGGCAAGGTGAAGAACCTGCGCATCAGCGTGAGCAAGCCGCAGGCCGCGCCGTCCGCCGCCTCGCCGCTCAAGTAG
- a CDS encoding RNA methyltransferase, with protein MRIQDFHQALADIGARSCHIGRINRAWLKGQPLDAGTRHQKSEDYFPLSVRNGLPPIAARVEGLARVHSQHEAEDGSLRMLVELGDGQMVESVLLPRDGLCVSSQVGCAVGCTFCMTGKSGLLRQLGSAEIAAQVALARRIRPVKKVVFMGMGEPAHNLDNVLEAIQWLGTDGNIGHKNLVFSTVGDARVFERLPQLQVKPALALSLHTTRADLREQLLPRAPRIAPDELVALGEDYARRVGYPIQYQWTLLAGVNDSQDELDAAVRLLKGKYGVLNIIPYNSVEGDSFQRPSAERVQAIKRYLHDNGVLTKVRDSAGQDVDGGCGQLRARAAGSIDLSRLRRRAGPSPAA; from the coding sequence ATGCGCATCCAGGATTTTCATCAAGCCCTTGCCGACATCGGCGCCCGCTCCTGCCACATCGGCCGCATCAACCGCGCCTGGCTCAAAGGCCAGCCGCTGGACGCCGGCACCCGCCACCAGAAAAGCGAGGACTATTTTCCCCTGTCCGTCCGCAACGGCCTGCCGCCCATCGCCGCGCGGGTGGAGGGGCTGGCGCGCGTGCATTCGCAGCATGAAGCGGAGGATGGCTCGCTGCGCATGCTGGTGGAGCTGGGCGACGGCCAGATGGTGGAGAGCGTGCTGCTGCCGCGCGACGGTCTGTGCGTGTCCAGCCAGGTGGGCTGCGCGGTGGGCTGCACCTTCTGCATGACAGGCAAGAGCGGCCTGCTGCGCCAGCTGGGCAGCGCGGAAATCGCCGCCCAAGTAGCCCTCGCCCGCCGCATCCGTCCGGTGAAGAAAGTGGTGTTCATGGGCATGGGCGAGCCGGCCCACAATCTGGACAATGTGCTGGAGGCCATCCAGTGGCTGGGCACCGACGGCAATATCGGCCACAAGAACCTGGTGTTTTCCACCGTAGGCGATGCGCGGGTGTTCGAGCGCCTGCCGCAGCTGCAGGTCAAGCCGGCGCTGGCCCTCTCTCTGCACACCACGCGCGCGGATCTGCGCGAACAGCTGCTGCCGCGCGCGCCGCGCATCGCGCCGGACGAGCTGGTGGCGCTGGGTGAAGACTACGCGCGCCGCGTGGGCTACCCCATCCAATACCAATGGACGCTGCTGGCCGGCGTCAACGACAGCCAGGACGAGCTGGACGCCGCCGTGCGCCTGCTCAAGGGCAAGTACGGCGTGCTCAACATCATTCCGTACAACAGCGTGGAGGGCGACAGCTTCCAGCGTCCAAGCGCCGAGCGCGTGCAGGCGATCAAGCGCTACTTGCACGACAACGGCGTGCTGACCAAGGTGCGCGACTCCGCCGGCCAGGACGTGGACGGCGGCTGCGGCCAGCTGCGCGCGCGCGCGGCCGGCAGCATCGACCTCAGCCGCCTGCGCAGGCGCGCCGGACCGTCACCCGCGGCATAA
- a CDS encoding Bcr/CflA family efflux MFS transporter, whose protein sequence is MKTDAHALAPRQLKRLLAVLLLLMPLFGMAVDLVAPSLPAMAAMLGESNGAIQNLISLYLLGYALGNFVSGFLTDAWGRRKLLLGGMAGFALISLLPLWLPTLPALLATRFVQGLMVGTISVVARSVYPDVLAPQELVRVGVIAGSMFGLGPIIGPVLGGYLQVYAGWQACFVFFSASMVLMWALVACYVPETHFNRHPLNLPTIRRNLAEVLRHRHFMGMVVLMGAIYSMSIAFNTVGPFIIQTGWHYSPIVFGHIAFGLGLVFLLATFLCRYLLTRHPVAGVQQGMTRLLLAVTLAGLALSQHWPDSLALLCAISALMFFGQGMLFPMSMGRGLSLFRHIAGTATAVMYLINILMTSVTSFLLSLLSVHDAPALLAVYLILALICFFANRWLIQPAERAQASARA, encoded by the coding sequence ATGAAGACTGATGCGCATGCCCTCGCGCCCAGGCAGCTGAAACGGCTGCTCGCCGTGCTGTTGCTGCTGATGCCGCTGTTTGGCATGGCGGTGGATCTGGTAGCGCCATCGCTGCCGGCCATGGCCGCCATGTTGGGCGAATCCAACGGCGCCATCCAGAATCTGATCAGCCTGTATCTGCTGGGCTATGCGCTGGGCAATTTCGTCTCCGGCTTTTTGACCGATGCCTGGGGCAGGCGCAAGCTGCTGCTGGGCGGCATGGCGGGCTTCGCCCTGATCAGCCTGTTGCCGCTGTGGCTGCCCACGCTGCCGGCGCTGCTGGCCACTCGTTTCGTGCAAGGCCTGATGGTGGGCACCATCTCCGTGGTGGCGCGGTCCGTGTATCCGGACGTGCTGGCGCCGCAGGAGTTGGTCAGGGTCGGCGTGATCGCCGGCAGCATGTTTGGCCTGGGCCCCATCATCGGCCCCGTGCTGGGCGGCTACCTGCAGGTGTACGCCGGCTGGCAAGCCTGCTTTGTGTTCTTCTCGGCATCCATGGTGCTGATGTGGGCGCTGGTAGCCTGTTACGTGCCGGAAACCCATTTCAATCGCCACCCGCTGAATCTGCCCACGATACGGCGCAACCTGGCCGAGGTGCTGCGGCATCGCCACTTCATGGGCATGGTGGTGTTGATGGGCGCCATTTATTCGATGAGCATCGCCTTCAACACCGTGGGCCCTTTCATCATTCAGACGGGTTGGCATTACTCGCCCATCGTGTTCGGCCATATCGCGTTCGGCCTGGGCCTGGTATTCCTGCTGGCCACCTTCCTCTGCCGCTATCTGCTGACCCGCCATCCCGTGGCAGGCGTGCAGCAGGGCATGACCCGCCTGCTGCTGGCGGTAACGCTGGCCGGGCTGGCACTGTCCCAGCACTGGCCAGACAGCCTGGCCCTGCTGTGCGCCATCAGCGCGCTGATGTTCTTCGGCCAGGGCATGCTGTTTCCCATGTCCATGGGCCGCGGCTTGTCCTTGTTCCGCCACATCGCCGGCACGGCCACCGCGGTGATGTATTTGATCAACATCCTGATGACCAGCGTCACCTCCTTCCTGCTGAGCCTGCTGTCGGTGCACGACGCGCCGGCCCTGCTGGCGGTGTACCTGATCTTGGCGCTGATCTGCTTCTTCGCCAACCGCTGGCTGATCCAGCCGGCCGAGCGGGCGCAGGCCTCCGCCCGCGCCTGA
- a CDS encoding MarR family winged helix-turn-helix transcriptional regulator — MLHLLGHQLAHIVNLKRRLMDSRLQGAGITRSQRQILLMLHQHGDCTQKHLLSQLDMDAGQLARTLDGLEKDGYLTRSPWAANRRCMFVEMTERCRAERMPQLLAAVDSVDSQLFQGFSEDEQKLMQGLLERLRANLQPTEEGNPHED, encoded by the coding sequence ATGCTCCACCTCCTGGGCCATCAACTGGCGCACATCGTCAATCTCAAGCGGCGGCTGATGGACAGCCGGCTGCAAGGCGCCGGCATCACCCGTTCGCAAAGGCAAATCCTGCTGATGCTGCATCAGCATGGCGACTGCACGCAGAAGCACTTGCTCAGCCAGCTGGACATGGACGCGGGCCAATTGGCCAGAACGCTGGACGGGCTGGAAAAGGATGGCTATCTGACGCGTTCCCCATGGGCCGCCAACCGCCGCTGCATGTTCGTGGAAATGACCGAGCGCTGCCGCGCGGAACGGATGCCTCAACTGCTGGCCGCCGTGGACAGCGTGGACAGCCAGTTGTTTCAGGGCTTCAGCGAAGACGAGCAAAAACTGATGCAAGGCCTGCTGGAAAGGCTGCGCGCCAATCTGCAGCCCACAGAGGAAGGAAACCCTCATGAAGACTGA
- a CDS encoding alpha/beta hydrolase, which translates to MTYRKMLYGAALLALVWLGWQVAQRLVILLPSRQVGATPRDYGVPFTEEWLDAPAGGGTRAGRAHVWWLPAAQPAAPAVLYLHGNESTLSTDIGLILSLRQAGFAVMAVDYRGYGQGALRLPSETSVYTDAQLAWARFLQLAPRASRRLLYGHSMGSAIAIDLAGRAARLDGLVVDGAFTSAADVGRAMTADWLPLSFLLRQKFQSKDKIAALKMPQLFIHCTADEVIPVALGQRLYEMSTAPKQQLLIEGGDHEHCYGAAPARWRQALRRMGGLEPSVAPTAG; encoded by the coding sequence ATGACCTATCGCAAAATGCTCTACGGCGCGGCGCTGCTGGCGCTGGTCTGGCTAGGCTGGCAGGTGGCGCAGCGGCTAGTGATTCTGCTGCCGTCCCGCCAGGTGGGCGCCACGCCGCGGGACTATGGCGTGCCGTTCACGGAAGAATGGCTGGACGCGCCGGCTGGCGGCGGCACGCGGGCCGGACGCGCGCATGTCTGGTGGCTGCCTGCCGCCCAGCCTGCCGCCCCCGCCGTGCTGTATCTGCACGGCAATGAAAGCACGCTGTCCACTGACATCGGCCTGATCCTCAGCCTGCGCCAGGCCGGCTTTGCGGTGATGGCGGTGGATTACCGCGGCTACGGCCAGGGCGCGCTGCGCCTGCCCAGCGAAACCTCTGTGTATACCGACGCGCAGCTGGCCTGGGCGCGCTTCCTGCAGCTGGCGCCGCGCGCCTCGCGCCGCCTGCTGTACGGACACTCCATGGGCAGCGCCATCGCCATAGACCTGGCCGGCCGCGCCGCGCGGCTGGACGGACTGGTGGTGGACGGCGCGTTCACCTCGGCCGCGGACGTGGGCCGCGCCATGACGGCTGACTGGCTGCCGCTTTCCTTCCTGTTGCGGCAGAAGTTCCAGTCCAAGGACAAGATAGCCGCGCTGAAAATGCCGCAGCTGTTCATTCACTGCACGGCGGACGAGGTCATTCCAGTGGCGCTGGGACAGCGCCTGTACGAAATGAGCACCGCGCCCAAGCAACAGCTGCTGATAGAAGGCGGCGACCACGAGCACTGTTATGGCGCCGCGCCGGCGCGTTGGCGGCAGGCGCTGCGGCGCATGGGCGGGCTGGAGCCATCCGTCGCGCCCACGGCGGGCTAA
- a CDS encoding acylphosphatase — MNFIPRLVISALLTVFMAATAQAGSPQAIDGTASGKVQQVGFRAMILKAAIQNNLAGTARNTEQQTVLFSLQGKGKRVQDALARIRRGTDKSAQVKIATRDGKYDPALRTFTVAGWTSTSRHITKPYDLVFTLRQDDKKLSKAEVKKEYCAILKNTLDPDDWKKAAPGCQAR; from the coding sequence ATGAACTTCATTCCGCGCCTTGTCATTTCCGCCCTGTTGACGGTTTTCATGGCCGCTACAGCCCAGGCAGGCAGCCCACAAGCCATAGACGGCACCGCCAGCGGCAAGGTGCAGCAGGTGGGTTTCCGCGCCATGATTTTGAAGGCGGCCATCCAGAATAACCTGGCCGGAACGGCGCGTAACACGGAGCAGCAGACCGTGCTGTTCAGCCTGCAAGGCAAGGGCAAGCGGGTTCAGGATGCGCTGGCGCGCATCCGCCGCGGCACGGACAAGTCCGCGCAGGTGAAGATTGCCACCCGCGATGGCAAATACGACCCGGCGCTGCGCACCTTTACCGTGGCGGGCTGGACCTCCACCAGCCGCCACATCACCAAGCCGTATGATCTTGTATTCACGCTGCGCCAGGACGACAAGAAATTGTCCAAGGCGGAGGTGAAGAAAGAATACTGCGCCATTCTGAAAAATACGCTGGACCCGGATGATTGGAAAAAGGCGGCGCCCGGTTGCCAGGCCCGCTAA
- a CDS encoding GNAT family N-acetyltransferase, which produces MSLFSQTISDYWRLPFEQGEKLFHAGGFTVTVNPELDQDRRVIVLETAEGQVMATLTPAMADWLGLYGASELSEAILRRLLRERGIALHGADYLFYFTEADKAALQRDAPCDNLRRLTEQDGDAFAAFQAAAPEQDLDDAYVELDHWAVYGAFDQGRIVCAASMYPWDDAAIADLGVLTLPAHRGQGLARQVVRAICRHAYQQGYQPQYRCQLDNHASRALAAAAGLSVFGKWEVVSPSVEA; this is translated from the coding sequence ATGTCCTTGTTTTCCCAAACCATTAGTGATTATTGGCGGCTTCCTTTCGAGCAAGGAGAAAAGCTGTTCCATGCAGGGGGCTTTACCGTCACTGTCAATCCAGAGCTGGACCAAGACCGCAGAGTGATTGTCCTGGAAACTGCGGAAGGCCAAGTCATGGCGACGCTGACGCCTGCCATGGCGGATTGGCTGGGCCTTTATGGTGCGTCGGAACTGAGCGAGGCGATTTTGCGGCGCCTGCTGCGGGAGCGAGGCATAGCGCTGCATGGCGCGGATTATCTGTTCTATTTCACCGAGGCCGACAAGGCGGCGCTGCAGCGGGATGCCCCCTGCGACAATTTGCGCAGGCTGACCGAGCAGGACGGCGATGCCTTTGCCGCATTCCAGGCCGCCGCGCCGGAGCAGGACCTGGATGACGCCTATGTGGAGCTGGACCATTGGGCGGTGTATGGCGCGTTTGATCAGGGCCGCATTGTCTGCGCGGCCAGCATGTATCCCTGGGATGATGCGGCCATCGCCGACCTGGGCGTGCTGACCTTGCCGGCGCATAGAGGCCAGGGCCTGGCCCGCCAGGTGGTGCGCGCCATTTGCCGGCATGCCTATCAGCAAGGCTATCAGCCGCAATACCGCTGCCAGCTGGACAACCATGCCTCACGCGCATTGGCGGCGGCGGCAGGCTTGAGCGTGTTTGGCAAGTGGGAGGTGGTTTCGCCAAGCGTCGAAGCGTAA
- a CDS encoding nuclease-related domain-containing protein, with product MIIKSADSRQPQIQQLKQLLSRSDLSEKQRELLEKEVYAIQQGELGERNSAYELDFYLKDSKNWAVIHDLRIEHQGRVAQIDHLLIGRMMEIYVVETKNFTADLQINEAGEFTAWYQKKPRGIPSPLAQNEKHIAVLAQLCETLPLPTRLGLKMRPSFFNVVMVSNKQRITRPKKLDTKNVIKAEKIKEWLSTYDDISFAQAISSLAKVVSSETVMELAKAIASQHKPLTHDYHARFGIPLAETRVPEPPRPEPEPELVAGQPASKLTSSRLAAKLGLKNTQALIDQLVAQGYLEIIEGKAKLTEAGKEAGGEFKYSPKHGPYFMWPDNLDLGWKAG from the coding sequence ATGATTATCAAATCCGCCGACTCCCGTCAGCCGCAAATCCAGCAGCTCAAGCAATTATTGTCCCGATCCGACCTCAGCGAAAAACAGCGAGAACTGCTGGAAAAAGAAGTATATGCCATCCAGCAAGGCGAGCTGGGCGAGCGCAACAGCGCCTATGAACTTGATTTCTATCTGAAAGATTCTAAAAACTGGGCTGTTATCCATGACCTGCGCATTGAACACCAAGGCCGCGTGGCGCAGATAGACCACTTATTGATAGGCCGCATGATGGAGATATACGTGGTGGAGACTAAAAACTTCACCGCTGATCTGCAGATCAACGAAGCGGGAGAATTTACCGCTTGGTACCAAAAAAAGCCGCGCGGCATTCCCAGCCCGTTGGCGCAGAACGAAAAGCATATCGCTGTGCTGGCGCAGCTGTGCGAGACCTTGCCCTTGCCCACGCGCCTGGGGCTAAAAATGAGACCTTCATTTTTTAACGTGGTGATGGTCAGCAATAAACAACGCATCACCCGCCCCAAAAAGTTAGATACCAAGAACGTCATCAAAGCGGAAAAAATCAAGGAATGGCTGAGCACCTATGACGACATCAGCTTTGCCCAAGCCATCTCCAGCCTGGCCAAAGTGGTAAGCAGCGAAACGGTAATGGAGCTGGCCAAGGCTATCGCCAGCCAACATAAGCCATTAACGCACGATTACCACGCTCGTTTCGGCATCCCTCTGGCAGAGACCCGCGTGCCTGAACCCCCAAGGCCAGAGCCAGAACCAGAGCTTGTGGCTGGGCAGCCTGCCAGCAAGCTCACCAGTTCAAGGCTGGCGGCCAAGCTGGGCCTCAAAAACACACAGGCCTTGATAGATCAACTGGTAGCGCAGGGGTATCTGGAAATCATAGAAGGCAAAGCCAAGCTGACGGAGGCGGGGAAAGAAGCCGGAGGCGAGTTCAAATACAGCCCCAAGCATGGGCCGTACTTCATGTGGCCGGATAATCTGGATTTGGGTTGGAAGGCAGGCTGA
- a CDS encoding BRO-N domain-containing protein produces MNAAIDQQVNTPLRLDFAKGLAMRVVRRPEGFWLVAAEVAACMKLEVKDLLKALGEPLGRPLRLAGEAEPVLCLSEGELDEVFRRIKKPGARRLRRWWLEETRPALLQEAGAANTAETLHLALALAAEAAQQVSRAVMEAVLSEPGTWQHSRWVVALDYAPNNKQRWPHGRLIGLNCSVSTLSAMAERIAPPGKMPATSAELLKLATACQLRLAQRIDKFVN; encoded by the coding sequence ATGAATGCGGCTATCGATCAGCAGGTGAACACGCCGCTGCGGCTGGATTTCGCCAAGGGTTTGGCCATGCGGGTGGTGCGGCGGCCGGAGGGATTTTGGCTGGTGGCGGCGGAGGTGGCCGCGTGCATGAAGCTGGAGGTGAAGGATTTGCTGAAGGCGCTGGGCGAGCCGCTGGGCCGGCCCTTGCGGCTGGCGGGCGAGGCGGAGCCGGTGCTGTGCCTGTCCGAAGGCGAGCTGGACGAGGTGTTCCGCCGCATCAAGAAACCCGGCGCGCGGCGGCTGCGGCGCTGGTGGCTGGAAGAAACCCGCCCAGCCTTGCTGCAGGAGGCCGGCGCGGCCAATACGGCGGAAACCCTGCACCTGGCGCTGGCCCTTGCCGCGGAGGCGGCGCAGCAAGTTAGCCGCGCGGTAATGGAGGCGGTGCTAAGCGAACCCGGCACCTGGCAGCATTCACGCTGGGTGGTGGCGCTGGACTACGCGCCCAACAACAAGCAGCGCTGGCCGCACGGCAGGCTGATCGGCCTGAACTGCAGCGTGTCCACCCTCAGCGCCATGGCGGAGCGGATCGCCCCGCCCGGAAAGATGCCAGCCACCAGCGCGGAGCTGCTCAAGCTGGCCACCGCTTGCCAGCTGCGTTTGGCGCAGCGGATAGACAAGTTCGTCAACTAG
- a CDS encoding CDI toxin immunity protein, with amino-acid sequence MSVLFDECLQALGGGAKIISADDAEAVFSDIEKKFLFSVSGSLKNCDGYSSVRGDVSDLLAKFDNKSGILYIFWDDASVPVLEIPASHIPIVKSCIGDILAVGLKTFIYKPSIISIIEASSYEVGLFLSRDSLG; translated from the coding sequence ATGTCAGTTTTATTTGACGAATGTTTACAAGCTTTGGGTGGTGGTGCAAAGATTATAAGTGCCGATGATGCTGAAGCTGTTTTTTCTGATATTGAAAAGAAATTCCTATTTTCAGTATCTGGCAGTCTCAAAAATTGCGATGGGTATTCTTCGGTACGCGGAGATGTCAGTGATTTGTTAGCCAAGTTCGACAATAAAAGTGGAATTCTTTATATTTTTTGGGATGATGCCTCTGTTCCAGTTCTGGAAATTCCGGCGTCACACATTCCAATAGTTAAAAGCTGCATTGGTGATATTCTTGCTGTGGGGCTTAAAACTTTTATTTATAAGCCTAGTATAATTTCGATTATCGAAGCATCCTCATACGAAGTCGGGCTGTTTTTGAGTCGTGACTCTTTGGGTTGA